The region TGATTTTTACCATAACCCTATTTGTGGGGCAGGCCGTTTCGCTTTTGACGTGAGCTCTAGCCCTAAAGGCAGCGCTAATCTTAAAGAAGCGCAAAACGCCCTCAAAGAATGCGAAGCGGTGCGAATAGGTGGGGATATTACGAATGAAGAGGCGTTTTTAATAGAGCGTTTGAGGAAAGAGCTTGATTTTAAAATCTACAATCAAGAAGCGTATCATTTCCAGCAATTCTTAAAAGTATTGGGTGAAGTTAAACGCCCCAGCATTGAAGAGATTAAAACTTCCAATTTGGTCGTTACGATAGGATCTTCTATCAAAACAGAAAACCCTTTGGTGCGCTATGCCATTAATAACGCTCTCAAACTCAATAAAGCTTCTTTGATCGCTATGCACCCTATTAAGGATAACGCGCTAGCGAATTTGTGCCGAAGCTCTTTTTGCATCACCCATGAAGTGGGGGCTGAAGAAATCCTTTTAGGCATGCTTTTAAAAATGCTTAACATTGAAAGCGCGGCTCTAAAAAGCTTAGAAGATTCCAAACAAAGCATTGTAGATGAAGCGGCTCTTAAAGCCTTAGAAGAAGAGCGAAAAAAAGCTTTAGAACAAGCCGAACAAGGGTGCAGTATTGGAGAAAATAAGGCAGAAAATCAAGAAGAGGATAAAACAGAAGCGACTACTCCAAAAGAAAATCAAGAAGAAGCAACTACTCCAAAAGAAAATCAAACAGAAAACAAGACAGAGGTTAAAGAAGAAAAAATTGAAGTCCCTACCAAAACCACTTATTTGTTGCTTGAAGAAGCGGGCATCAATTTAGAAACTTATGAAAAAATTCTCGCTCTTTTGCAAAAGTCAAATAACACCCTGCTAGTGGTTGGCGAAGAAATTTATAGCCACAAACAAGCCCATAACATCGCTAAAATGTTGCGTTTGTTAGCCCAAAAAAGCGCTATTAAACTCATTCTTATCCCTCCAAGCGCGAACGCTTTAGGCATCGCTTCTATTTGCGAATTGAGCGAAGAAATTTTTGAACATGAAAAAATTGTAGGCATTCGCGCTCAAGGGGATTTCACTATCAATAGCGACGATAGGGTTTTTGGGAAAGACGCTGTCAGCAAAGTGGATTTTATTTTGCCCAGTCTCAACCAGATAGAAGGCACGATCACTAATGTTGAAGGGCGTGTGTTGCCCTTAAAACCGGCTTTGAGGTTTGAGGGCTATGACTTGAGCGATATTATGCAAGGCTTTGGTTTTGTGGAAGAAAATCTCACAGAATGCACCCACAAACTCCCTACAGAAGCAGGCTTTAAAGCCATAGAATTTGATTATCTAACCAACTATTTCACTAACGACAGAGTCAATCACAGAGGCTATTTATTAGGAACAAGCCATTTTGAAAAAAGCGCTAAAGAATGCGAAACCACAGAATGCGAGCCTATCAAGCCTTTAAAAGAAAAAATCGTTTTCAACGCGTATTTAAAATACCCAGAAACGCAATTCAATAACGCTACCCATAAAAGCGAGAATTTGCAATTAAAGACTGGTATTTATGTGTCTAAAGCTTTCTTAAAAAAATTGGATAAAGAAGTGGGGCAAAACATCACTTTATTTAAAGAAGAAGAGGAATTAACAGGCGTTTTGTATCTTGATGAAAGCTTGGATCAGGAAGTGTTTGTCATCTCGCCTTCTCTTTTGAAAAACCATTCTAGCTTTTTTAGAGAGGGTGTGTTTGATAGCGTGGATTTAAAGGAGCAAGCATGAGCGCTTATATCATTGAAACCCTGATTAAAATTTTGATTTTAATCGCTGTATTTTCGGCTTTAGGAGGCTTTGCCACTTATATTGAAAGGAAAGTGTTAGCCTATTTCCAACGCCGTTTAGGGCCTTGCTATGTGGGGCCTTTTGGGCTTTTGCAAGTCGCAGCAGACGGCATTAAGCTTTTCACCAAAGAAGACATTATCCCCCAAGGCGCAAATAAATTCATTTTCACGCTAGCGCCCATTATTGCGATGGTAAGTGCGTTTGTGTCCATGGCACCCATCCCTTTTTTCCCTAATTTCACTCTGTTTGGCTATGAGATCAAGCCCCTTATTTCTGACATCAACATTGGCTTTTTGTTTTTCTTAGCCGTGGGTTCAGCAGGGATTTATGCACCTATTTTAGCCGGGCTTGCCTCTAATAACAAATACTCTTTAATTGGCTCCGCAAGAGCGACAATCCAACTTCTCAGCTTTGAAGTGGTCAGCACCTTAACCATTCTAGCCCCCTTAATGGTGGTAGGATCGCTCTCTTTAGTGGAAATCAATCATTACCAAAGCGGTGGATTTTTAGACTGGCTTGTGTTTAAGCAGCCTCTAGCGTTTGTTTTGTTTTTGATCGCAAGCTACGCTGAATTGAATCGAACCCCCTTTGATTTGTTAGAGCATGAAGCCGAGATCGTGGCAGGGTATTGCACCGAATACAGCGGCTTGAAATGGGGCATGTTCTTTTTAGCGGAATACGCGCATTTATTCGCTTTTTCTTTTGTGATTTCTATTGTGTTTTTTGGCGGGTTTAACGCATGGGGCTTTATCCCTGGAGGTTTAGCGATTTTGATTAAAGCGGGCTTTTTTGTCTTTTTATCCATGTGGGTTAGAGCGACTTATCCGCATGTGCGCCCAGACCAACTGATGGATATGTGCTGGAAAATCATGCTGCCTTTAGCGTTATTGAACATTGTGCTAACGGGCATTATCATTTTAATTTAAAGGAGGTTTTATGGCCAAACAAGAATACAAGCAACTTCCTAAACGAGCCGAAGTCCATAGCACGACCGAGCAGTTTAAAGACACCGTTAAAACGAGCTTGGGTTTGGATCTATTCAAAGGGTTAGGGCTTACGATCAAGGAATTTTTTAGCCCAAGCGTAACCATCCATTACCCTATGGAACAACTCCCTTTAAGCCCACGCTATCGCGCGGTGCATAATCTGCAACGGCTTTTAGACTCAGGCTCTGAAAGGTGTATAGGTTGTGGGCTGTGTGAAAAGATTTGCACGAGCAATTGCATAAGGATCATCACGCATAAAGGCGAAGACAACCGCAAAAAGATCGATTCTTACACGATCAATTTGGGGCGTTGCATTTATTGCGGGTTGTGCGCGGAAGTTTGCCCAGAATTGGCGATTGTTATGGGGAATCGATTTGAAAACGCTAGCACCCAACGCTCCCAATACGGCTCTAAAAGCGAGTTTCTAACGAACGAACAAGACGCTAAAAACTGCTCGCATGCCGAATTTTTAGGCTTTGGTGCGGTAAGCCCTAATTACAACGAACGCATGCAAGCCACCCCTTTAGATTATGTCCAAGAGCCTTCAAAAGAAGAATCACAAGAAGAAACTCCAACAAACCCAGAAAGCCATAAGGGAGATGAAAATGTTTGAAACCATTGCCTTTTATTTCTTTGCGATCCTTACTTTGAGCATGGCGTTAGTGGTGATCACCACCACGAATATTCTCTATGCCATTACCGCTCTCGCTAGCAGCATGGTTTTTATTTCCGCTTTTTTCTTTTTACTAGACGCTGAGTTTTTGGGCGTGGTGCAAATCACGGTGTATGTGGGGGCGGTCATTGTGATGTATGCGTTTGGCATGATGTTTTTCAACTCCGCTGCAGAAGTCATTGAACGCAAGCAAAGCCCTAAAATCTTGTGCGTTCTTTCATTTGGCGTGGTGCTATTACTCACCTTGATTTTAAGCGCTCCTAGCATTGGCGAAAACCTTTCTAATCAAGTCAATTCTAACGCTATTGATGCGCAAATCCCTAACATTAAAGCGATTGGTTATGTGCTTTTTACTAATTACCTCATCCCTTTTGAAGCGGCGGCTTTAATGCTTTTAGTCGCTATGGTTGGAGGCATCGCTACAGGGATTCAAAAAATCCATGGGAAAAATCACACGCAATTTATAAAGGAATCTCTATGATAGGGTTAAACCACTATTTGATTGTTTCAGGGTTACTCTTTTGCATTGGTTTAGCGGGCATGCTGAAACGCAAAAATATTCTGTTACTCTTTTTTTCTACAGAAATCATGCTCAATGCGATCAATATCGGTTTTGTAGCGATCTCTAAATACACGCATAATTTAGACGGGCAGATGTTCGCGCTCTTTATTATCGCTATTGCCGCTAGTGAGGTGGCTATTGGTTTGGGCTTGGTGATTTTGTGGTTTAAGAAATACAAGAGCTTAGACATTGATTCTTTAAACGCTATGAAAGGTTGAGCATGCAGTATTCTTCTTTGCTGTCAGTGGTGTTGTTTTTGCCTTTAATCGGCGCAGTTTATGCGGGGCTGTTTGGGGCTAAAGCTAAAGCGTTGCATGTGGGCGTTTTCAATTCTTTGTGCGTGCTGGTTTCTTTCATTGGTGCGGTGGTTCTTTTCATTCAAGCATGGCATCATCAAAGCTATGAAAAATATTTATTTGACTGGATCGTGGTAGGGAATTTTAAAGTCGGCTTTTCCCTCATGCTGGACAATATCAATGCAGTCATGATTGTCGTGGTTACTTTAGTTTCTTTCTTAGTGCATGTGTATTCTATAGGCTATATGGAGCATGATACAGGGTTTAACCGCTATTTTTCCTACCTCAGCGGCTTTGTGTTTTCCATGCTGGTGTTGGTGTTGAGCGATAATTTTTTAGGGCTTTTCATTGGCTGGGAAGGGGTGGGGCTATGTTCTTACTTGCTCATTGGCTTTTGGTATCATAAAACAAGCGCGAACAACGCTTCTATTGAAGCCTTTGTGATGAATCGGATCACGGATTTAGGCATGCTCATGGGGATTATTTTGATCTTTTGGAATTTTGGCACCCTCCAATATAAAGAAGTCTTTAGCATGCTCAATAACGCCGATTATTCCATGCTCTTTTTCATCAGCGTGTTTCTTTTCATTGGCGCTATGGGCAAGAGCGCTCAATTCCCTATGCACACATGGCTAGCCAACGCTATGGAGGGGCCTACCCCTGTGTCCGCTCTCATCCATGCAGCGACAATGGTAACCGCTGGGGTGTATCTGGTCATTAGAGCCAATCCCTTGTATAGCGCGGTGTTTGAAGTGGGCTATTTCATCGCATGTTTAGGGGCGTTTGTGGCTCTTTTTGGAGCGAGCATGGCTTTAGTCAATAAGGATTTAAAACGCATTGTGGCTTATTCCACGCTTTCTCAATTAGGCTATATGTTTGTAGCGGCCGGTCTTGGGGCCTATGCGATCGCGCTTTTCCACCTCTTCACGCATGCGTTTTTCAAATCCCTCCTTTTCTTAGGATCAGGGAATGTCATGCATGCGATGGAAGACAATTTGGATATTACTAAAATGGGCGCTTTATACAAGCCTATGAAAATCACAGCGATCTTTATGATTATAGGTTCAGTGGCTTTGTGCGGGATCTACCCTTTCGCAGGATACTTTTCTAAAGACAAAATTTTAGAAGTGGCTTTTGGGATGCACCACCACATTTTATGGTTTGTTCTTCTAATTGGAGCGATCTTTACCGCTTTTTATAGCTTCAGGCTCATCATGCTGGTGTTTTTTGCACCCAAACAGCACGAAATCAACCACCCCCATGAGGCTCAAAATTTCATGCTTTTAAGCATGCTGCCGTTAGGGATTTTAGCGGTCATTGCCGGGTTTTTTGAAGAGCCGTTTTTTCATTTTATTTCTCAAGTAATCCCTAGCGTTGGAGAGTATCTAGTCCCGCTCGCTCTTTTAATCAGTATCACCACCATAGTGGTATTATTGAGCATCGCCTATGCCATATTTAAATATAAAAATGGTATCACTTCCAAAAAAGAGAGGGGCTTTTTATACAAGCTCTTGCTCAACCAATACTATATCCCGCAACTCTATCAAGGGATTGCAAAAGTTTTTAGCGCCATCGCTTCATTCTTGCACCAGGTCGTGGAATTAAGGATCATTGATACGATAGTGGATACTATAGGAAGAAGCGTTTTTGTTATAGGGCGCGTGTTTAGAATCAGTCAAGATGGGAATTTAACCTCCATGCTGCGCTTCATGGTGGCCGGGGTTTTAATCTTATTGGCGTTTGTAGCTTTTTTTGGGAGATAAGAAATGCAGTTTTTACATGCGCATCTTTTAAGTGTGGTGATCTTTTTCCCCATGCTGAGCGCGCTATTAGCGTTCTTTATGAGCGATCAAGCGAGCAGGGCGTATGCGATTGTCATCGCTTTGATTGAATTGTTATTAATCTTGTTGTTGTGGCATGGGTTTGATATTCAAACAGCCGGCATGCAGTTTGAAGAAATGAAGGAATTAGTCTATCAAATTGGCGTGAATTACCATGTGGGCGTTGATGGCATCGCGCTCTTTTTGTTGCT is a window of Helicobacter pylori NQ4053 DNA encoding:
- a CDS encoding NADH-quinone oxidoreductase subunit G; its protein translation is MITMNINGKTIECQEGQSVLEAARSAGIYIPTICYLSGCSPTVACKMCMVEMDGKRVYSCNTKAKNNATILTNTPTLMDERKSIMQTYDVNHPLECGVCDKSGECELQDMTHLTGVEHQPYAVADDFKALDSWAKALYDPNLCIMCERCVTTCKDNVGENNLKATKADLHAPDKFKDSMSKDAFSVWSRKQKGIISFVGSVPCYDCGECIAVCPVGALSYKDFAYTANAWELKKIHSTCSHCSAGCLISYDVRHFDTLGEESKIFRVLNDFYHNPICGAGRFAFDVSSSPKGSANLKEAQNALKECEAVRIGGDITNEEAFLIERLRKELDFKIYNQEAYHFQQFLKVLGEVKRPSIEEIKTSNLVVTIGSSIKTENPLVRYAINNALKLNKASLIAMHPIKDNALANLCRSSFCITHEVGAEEILLGMLLKMLNIESAALKSLEDSKQSIVDEAALKALEEERKKALEQAEQGCSIGENKAENQEEDKTEATTPKENQEEATTPKENQTENKTEVKEEKIEVPTKTTYLLLEEAGINLETYEKILALLQKSNNTLLVVGEEIYSHKQAHNIAKMLRLLAQKSAIKLILIPPSANALGIASICELSEEIFEHEKIVGIRAQGDFTINSDDRVFGKDAVSKVDFILPSLNQIEGTITNVEGRVLPLKPALRFEGYDLSDIMQGFGFVEENLTECTHKLPTEAGFKAIEFDYLTNYFTNDRVNHRGYLLGTSHFEKSAKECETTECEPIKPLKEKIVFNAYLKYPETQFNNATHKSENLQLKTGIYVSKAFLKKLDKEVGQNITLFKEEEELTGVLYLDESLDQEVFVISPSLLKNHSSFFREGVFDSVDLKEQA
- the nuoI gene encoding NADH-quinone oxidoreductase subunit NuoI; this encodes MAKQEYKQLPKRAEVHSTTEQFKDTVKTSLGLDLFKGLGLTIKEFFSPSVTIHYPMEQLPLSPRYRAVHNLQRLLDSGSERCIGCGLCEKICTSNCIRIITHKGEDNRKKIDSYTINLGRCIYCGLCAEVCPELAIVMGNRFENASTQRSQYGSKSEFLTNEQDAKNCSHAEFLGFGAVSPNYNERMQATPLDYVQEPSKEESQEETPTNPESHKGDENV
- the nuoH gene encoding NADH-quinone oxidoreductase subunit NuoH — protein: MSAYIIETLIKILILIAVFSALGGFATYIERKVLAYFQRRLGPCYVGPFGLLQVAADGIKLFTKEDIIPQGANKFIFTLAPIIAMVSAFVSMAPIPFFPNFTLFGYEIKPLISDINIGFLFFLAVGSAGIYAPILAGLASNNKYSLIGSARATIQLLSFEVVSTLTILAPLMVVGSLSLVEINHYQSGGFLDWLVFKQPLAFVLFLIASYAELNRTPFDLLEHEAEIVAGYCTEYSGLKWGMFFLAEYAHLFAFSFVISIVFFGGFNAWGFIPGGLAILIKAGFFVFLSMWVRATYPHVRPDQLMDMCWKIMLPLALLNIVLTGIIILI
- the nuoL gene encoding NADH-quinone oxidoreductase subunit L, with protein sequence MQYSSLLSVVLFLPLIGAVYAGLFGAKAKALHVGVFNSLCVLVSFIGAVVLFIQAWHHQSYEKYLFDWIVVGNFKVGFSLMLDNINAVMIVVVTLVSFLVHVYSIGYMEHDTGFNRYFSYLSGFVFSMLVLVLSDNFLGLFIGWEGVGLCSYLLIGFWYHKTSANNASIEAFVMNRITDLGMLMGIILIFWNFGTLQYKEVFSMLNNADYSMLFFISVFLFIGAMGKSAQFPMHTWLANAMEGPTPVSALIHAATMVTAGVYLVIRANPLYSAVFEVGYFIACLGAFVALFGASMALVNKDLKRIVAYSTLSQLGYMFVAAGLGAYAIALFHLFTHAFFKSLLFLGSGNVMHAMEDNLDITKMGALYKPMKITAIFMIIGSVALCGIYPFAGYFSKDKILEVAFGMHHHILWFVLLIGAIFTAFYSFRLIMLVFFAPKQHEINHPHEAQNFMLLSMLPLGILAVIAGFFEEPFFHFISQVIPSVGEYLVPLALLISITTIVVLLSIAYAIFKYKNGITSKKERGFLYKLLLNQYYIPQLYQGIAKVFSAIASFLHQVVELRIIDTIVDTIGRSVFVIGRVFRISQDGNLTSMLRFMVAGVLILLAFVAFFGR
- the nuoK gene encoding NADH-quinone oxidoreductase subunit NuoK, with the protein product MIGLNHYLIVSGLLFCIGLAGMLKRKNILLLFFSTEIMLNAINIGFVAISKYTHNLDGQMFALFIIAIAASEVAIGLGLVILWFKKYKSLDIDSLNAMKG
- a CDS encoding NADH-quinone oxidoreductase subunit J is translated as MFETIAFYFFAILTLSMALVVITTTNILYAITALASSMVFISAFFFLLDAEFLGVVQITVYVGAVIVMYAFGMMFFNSAAEVIERKQSPKILCVLSFGVVLLLTLILSAPSIGENLSNQVNSNAIDAQIPNIKAIGYVLFTNYLIPFEAAALMLLVAMVGGIATGIQKIHGKNHTQFIKESL